A region from the Lolium perenne isolate Kyuss_39 chromosome 4, Kyuss_2.0, whole genome shotgun sequence genome encodes:
- the LOC127296947 gene encoding GCN5-related N-acetyltransferase 6, chloroplastic: MASGAVAPPPPPLTGARRGFGGRGVLLRRRLAATPMKDEPGVSANGGKEEMAADSVNVARKASLPGLSSSSSDRTTVTPTPLHPVEPSDLRFNRLRPSVEESDCKYKRYFGRYVAREAMIDEEYWIAAWLRAENHYEDQSGDRYVESFKRKYASQEFHALKKRCGKQYGEKYTCFVAVKNDDIARTVLNSVVGTLDLCVRHPLHGEKYPEEPGNSPFYSRIYQPDQPKFAYLTNVCVAKYARRQGIASNLLLLAIDAARLDGAESIYIHVHKDNLPARRLYDHIGFKMVDMDGARHSSDLCLLSFSKH; this comes from the exons ATGGCGAGCGGAGCCGtcgcgccgccgcccccgccgctGACCGGCGCGCGGCGCGGCTTTGGGGGCCGGGGGGTCCTCCTCCGACGGCGTCTCGCCGCCACGCCTAT GAAAGATGAACCTGGGGTTTCTGCAAACGGCGGGAAAGAGGAAATGGCCGCCGACAGCGTTAATGTTGCTAGAAAAGCATCCCTCCCCGGGCTTTCATCGAGCTCATCGGATAGGACAACGGTGACCCCAACGCCTTTGCATCCAGTGGAGCCATCCGATCTCCGTTTCAATCGTCTTCGGCCCTCGGTTGAGGAAAGCGACTGCAAATACAAACGATACTTTGGTCGCTATGTTGCTCGGGAGGCTATGATAGATGAGGAATACTGG ATTGCCGCGTGGTTGAGAGCAGAAAATCACTATGAAGATCAGTCAGGCGATCG CTATGTTGAGAGCTTCAAAAGAAAGTATGCATCACAG GAGTTTCATGCCTTAAAGAAGCGATGTGGCAAGCAGTATGGAGAGAAGTATACCTGTTTCGTTGCG GTAAAGAATGATGACATCGCACGAACTGTGCTGAATAGTGTAGTTGGTACGCTGGACTTATGTGTCAGGCATCCTCTGCATGGGGAGAAATATCCCGAG GAGCCTGGGAACTCGCCATTTTACTCTAGAATCTATCAGCCAGATCAGCCAAAATTTGCATATTTAACAAATGTATGTGTTGCTAAGTATGCTCGGCGTCAAGGGATTGCCAGCAACTTGTTGTTATTGGCCATTGATGCAGCCAGACTCGATG GTGCTGAAAGTATTTATATTCATGTACATAAGGACAActtgccagctcgaaggctctatgATCACATAGGATTCAAG ATGGTTGACATGGATGGCGCTCGCCACTCATCAGATCTATGCTTACTCTCGTTCAGTAAGCACTAG
- the LOC127349212 gene encoding uncharacterized protein, whose product MARDLLASASRASAALSGIMPPWLTAIFSVAASICIVTLAVFLCGRSSHSVDHDGIPKKKPAAAKAAKPVAAKAAKPAAAKAVKPAKASRAASFGTTDVSGAAYLAGVTAGLGSSGCGGGGGGGGGCGGGGGGGGGCGGGGGGGGC is encoded by the coding sequence ATGGCGAGAGATCTCTTGGCGTCGGCCAGCCGTGCGTCGGCGGCACTCTCAGGCATCATGCCACCCTGGCTCACGGCCATCTTCTCGGTTGCTGCCTCTATCTGCATCGTCACCCTCGCCGTCTTCCTCTGCGGCCGCAGCTCGCACAGCGTCGACCACGACGGCATCCCCAAGAAGAAGCCCGCGGCAGCCAAGGCCGCGAAGCCCGTTGCAGCCAAGGCTGCGAAGCCAGCTGCAGCCAAGGCCGTGAAGCCCGCGAAGGCGAGCAGGGCGGCGAGTTTCGGGACCACGGACGTGTCTGGAGCTGCGTACCTCGCTGGTGTTACTGCCGGTCTAGGCAGCAGCGGCTGCGGtggtggcggaggcggaggcggcggctgcggtggtggcggaggcggaggcggcggctgcggtggtggtggcggcggaggtggctgctga